ACTCAAACTCAAACTCAAACATAAACGAGTAAATGACTATGGAGAAAAAACTTTTTCGCTCAGGCGATGTTGTTCCGGTCAGTGGCAATTATCAGTTTGTGAAACATGAAGGGGACGTCTCCAGCTGCGTGCCAAGGCTTGGAGCCTACCTTCACATGATCAAGGGAATGAAACTACCCCTGCACGATGAGTGCCAGGAACCATCGATCTGGTCTCTGATGACCATCACCCAGGAAGAAAACGATCCACGCATCATAGGAATGTAAGCAAAGTAGCGCAGGCGTCCCGCCTGCGGCGCTCACGCAGACGGGACGTCCGCGTTACATTCGTTTCCGGATCACTTTTGCCAATCGGGCGATGCCTTCGTGAATGCGATCCGGGTCCTCCACGGAAAAAGCGAGTCTCAAACAATTTCTTGCCGATTGATCGCACGTAAAAGGCCTTCCGATCACGTAGGAAACTTTCGCTTCCAGGATTGATTCTTCCAGAAACGATTCCGCATCGAGATACGGTGGAAGCGTAACCCAGACGAAGAAACCTCCTGTCGGGTCTGTCCAGGAAACACCTTCCGGCATCTCGCTTGATAAAGCTTCCGCGATCGCCTTGTATCTAATTTCGTAGAAGGAACGGAGCATTTTCAGATGTGCTGGAAATTCTCTGGAAGAACAAAAACGGTAGACGATGCGCTGATCCAGCATGGATCCGCACAGGTCGGCCGCTTCTTTTGCGAGCTCCAGTCGTTTCATCAACGGCTCTGCGGCAACAGCCCATCCTGTGCGAAAGGTCGGCGCAACCAGTTTCGACGCGGTGCCGAGATAAAATATGCGATCCGAACCGGAAGCGGCAACCGGAGCAGGGGGAATGTTGTTTTCTCCGAAATAGATTTCGCCATAGGGATCGTCTTCGATCAGATAGGCATCATATTTTTCGAGAAGCTCAGGAAGCCGCAGGCGACGTTCTTCAACCAGACTGATTCCCGACGGATTTTGGAAATTACTAATAATGTAGATCAGTTTTTTTGCATGGGACCGGACTGCAGACAGTTTTTTTTCCAGGTCCTCCAGAATCAAACCCCGGTTGTCCTGCGCCACTGCCACCAGATGCCCTCCGCTTTTTACAAAAGCAATCAGCGCTCCGAGGTAGGTGGGATTTTCGACAAAGATGGAATCGCCCGGGTCGATCAAAATCTGGCTGATCAGGTCGATCGCTTGCTGTGACCCGGTTGTGCAAACCACGTTTTCCGGTTTTGCCGGTATGCCTTTCGCGTTTACATGTTCGCAAACCCACTGTACGAGAGTACGAACACCTGCGGTCAATCCGTACTGCAAGCTTCTTCCCTGGTGATCTTTGATTTCGCTTGCGGCATATTCCGCAAGTTGTTCGAGCGGAAATGTGAGTGGATTCGGCATTCCACCTGCAAAAGTAATCAGGTCGCGACCTGCCCCGGAGGCAAGCTTGGTCATCTGACGGATCGCAGATGGCTGCATTCTTTGCGCACTACTCGAAAAAGGCTTCATACGTCTATTTCTCCGATCCCCCTCCCTTATAAAGGGAGGGGCTAGGGAAGGTTTGTCCTCATTCCTTCTTGATTTTCCAACCCCCACCTTGCCTCACCCTTCATAAGGAGGAGGAACATGGCAAGTTCCTTCCCTTGCATAGTCTATTGAGCATCCATTATTATCAAATTATTGAAACAGAATAACTTATCTATCTTAAACAGGTTCAATTCGATCGGCAAACATCAGGAATGATTCTCTCCCGTTCTCAGTTTTTAGCTCTGTCTTCGTTCTTTTTGTTGATCTGGTTCCGTTTCGAGAGTTTTTTTCATTCGTTCTGGCTCTTGAATGGAGCAATCGCCCTTCTCTCCGCGCTTCTATTCATACCGTTGTTCAAATCGGTGCATTGGAGAAGTCTGCATGTCATTGCAAGCCTGTGGCTCTTGATCACCTCTATTCTGTTCGCTGATTTTATTCACTTCTCATTTCTCTGCAAGTACTCGGAAGCCGGTTTCCGGAAAGAAGTGGATCAGGTGACGGCAATCGTCCATCAGAGGGCAACCAGGCAAGTTGACATGCTTCGTGATAACACGAAGGAAGTTCGGGAAGAGCTGAATGCAATCGATGTCCTCAGCCCGGGAAGCATTTTTGTCCGGCTACAGGATCGACTGGGAAAGAAGGATTATTCCTGGGCTGTATACGATGATGAAGGAGCATTGCTCGCGTGGAATGGCGAATTCTCAACACGAGAAATCCGCATCCTTCCGGAATCGGAGGAGATATCCGTATATAACGCTTTGCATCAGCAGTTCTGGAGACTCAAACAAGTAGCCATCCTAAAGAATCTGACGTTCATCATTGTGGTCAACAAACCCATCGCTGCTGATTACGGGATCCAGACACGTTATCTACGAACATACAATTTGTTAACAGATGGTCTTTCGATTCGCCCGGATCTTCTTTACAACTCTCAGGTAACGATTTCCCGTTCTTCAGATTTGGTGATCAAGAATTTTACAGTCACGCCGGATTTTTCGATATCAGTCCTGTTGAAAAAAACGCAATATCAGGAATTTCTTACGCACCAGAATTTCAGGCTTCACTGGTGGTTTGAGCTCACTGCCCTCCTTTATCTATTGTTCGGCATAATCTATTCCTTTTTTGAATTCATTGGAATTTCGGGACAGCACGTTTCAAGCAGGTCTCTGTGGGGCAACTGGCTGGTGATCGTGCTGATTGCAGCGTTTGGATTGGTGCTGGTTTCCGAATTTTCGGCGTTCGGTTCCAACTGGCTTTTCAAAAACAGCTCCCTTTCAGGTAAGTGGCGTGCGCAAATCAGCTCATCTGGCGGGTTATTCATCACTTCTTTTTTAGCGCTGAATGTTGTTTGGAGCTTCGCTGTCCTGTTGTGGAAAACCAAACCGTCATTTGCCTGGAGATATTCCTGGCTCAAT
Above is a genomic segment from bacterium containing:
- a CDS encoding PLP-dependent aminotransferase family protein, which produces MKPFSSSAQRMQPSAIRQMTKLASGAGRDLITFAGGMPNPLTFPLEQLAEYAASEIKDHQGRSLQYGLTAGVRTLVQWVCEHVNAKGIPAKPENVVCTTGSQQAIDLISQILIDPGDSIFVENPTYLGALIAFVKSGGHLVAVAQDNRGLILEDLEKKLSAVRSHAKKLIYIISNFQNPSGISLVEERRLRLPELLEKYDAYLIEDDPYGEIYFGENNIPPAPVAASGSDRIFYLGTASKLVAPTFRTGWAVAAEPLMKRLELAKEAADLCGSMLDQRIVYRFCSSREFPAHLKMLRSFYEIRYKAIAEALSSEMPEGVSWTDPTGGFFVWVTLPPYLDAESFLEESILEAKVSYVIGRPFTCDQSARNCLRLAFSVEDPDRIHEGIARLAKVIRKRM